From the Patescibacteria group bacterium genome, one window contains:
- the ung gene encoding uracil-DNA glycosylase: MNPKIEQSWKEALSEEFEKPYFKELKSFIVKEISSGQRIYPSGQYIFAAFDQTSFWDVRVVILGQDPYHGPGQAHGLCFSVPLGVPPPPSLVNIFKELHNDIGVALPVSGNLEKWTAQGVLLLNATLTVRAHSAGSHQKKGWEEFTNAAIRTLSEKREGLIFLLWGNYAKSKEALIDTTKHVVLAAPHPSPLSAYAGFFGCKHFSKTNEILRKAGKKEIDWSLE; encoded by the coding sequence ATCAATCCTAAAATCGAGCAAAGCTGGAAGGAGGCGCTCAGCGAAGAATTTGAAAAACCTTATTTTAAAGAACTCAAAAGCTTTATTGTAAAAGAAATCTCAAGCGGCCAGCGTATTTATCCGTCAGGACAATACATTTTTGCCGCATTCGACCAAACTTCTTTTTGGGATGTACGTGTTGTTATATTGGGTCAGGATCCCTATCATGGGCCCGGACAAGCACATGGACTTTGCTTTTCCGTTCCCCTAGGAGTGCCTCCACCTCCTTCACTGGTAAATATTTTTAAGGAACTGCACAATGATATTGGCGTGGCATTGCCCGTAAGCGGCAATCTCGAAAAATGGACTGCGCAGGGAGTGTTGTTACTGAATGCGACTCTTACGGTACGCGCACATTCTGCGGGTTCGCATCAAAAAAAAGGATGGGAAGAATTCACTAATGCAGCCATACGCACACTATCTGAAAAACGCGAGGGACTTATTTTCCTACTTTGGGGAAATTATGCAAAATCAAAAGAAGCGCTCATCGACACAACTAAACATGTTGTTTTAGCTGCACCACATCCTTCTCCGCTCTCTGCGTATGCAGGATTTTTTGGCTGCAAACATTTTTCAAAGACAAATGAAATTCTTCGCAAAGCAGGCAAGAAAGAGATTGATTGGTCGCTTGAATAA